One Pseudomonas sp. MM213 genomic window, CGGCGATGGCTGCCTGCACTTCGGTTTCCATCTTCATCGCTTCGGTGATCAGCACGGCCTGGCCGGCTTTCACAACGTCGCCTTCCTTGACCAGCACGTCGACGATGTTGCCCGGCATGGTGGTGCTGACGTGGCCCGGTGCCGTGGCTTGTTTGCGCTTGCTGCTGCCGCCGCTGACGAATTCGTTGAGTGGTTCGAACACCACTTCTTCCGGCATGCCGTCGATGGACAGGTAGAAGTGACGCTTGCCTTCAGCCTTGACGCCGACACCGGTGATGTCGACGCGGTAGGTTTCGCCGTGGACGTCGATGACGAACTCGGTCGGCACACCTTCGCCGCCGGCAGAGGCTACGCCGCCCGCTTCCGGAATCGGCAACAGCACTTCTGGAGTGAGGGTGCCGGCAGCGCGTTCCTCGAGGAATTTGCGGCCGATGTCCGGGAACATCGCGTAGGTCAGCACGTCTTCTTCAGACTTGGCCACGGCGCCGATCTCGGCACGCAGCTTGGTCATTTCCGGCTTGAGCAGGTCAGCCGGACGAACGTCGATCACTTCTTCGCTGCCGATGGCCTGGCGGCGCAGTTTTTCGTTTACGGTGCCTGGCGCCTTGCCGTAGCCGCCTTGCAGGTAGAGCTTCACTTCGTTGGTGATGGTTTTGTAGCGCTCACCAGCCAGCACGTTGAAGAACGCCTGGGTGCCAACGATCTGCGAGGTCGGGGTTACCAGCGGCGGGAAACCGAGGTCTTCACGAACGCGCGGGATTTCGGCCAGCACTTCGCTCATGCGGTTCAGCGCGCCCTGCTCTTTGAGCTGGTTGGCCAGGTTGGAGATCATGCCGCCGGGTACCTGGTTGACTTGCACGCGGGTGTCGACGGCGGTGAATTCGCTTTCGAACTGGTGGTACTTCTTGCGCACGGCGTAGAAGTACAGGCCGATCTCTTGCAGCAATTCCAGGTTCAGGCCAGTGTCGAATTCGCTGCCTTTAAGGGCGGCGACCATCGACTCGGTGCCAGGGTGGCTGGTGCCCCAGGCGAAGCTGGAGATCGCGGTGTCGATGTGGTCGGCACCGTTTTCGATGGCCTTCATCTGGCACATCGCAGCCAGGCCAGCGGTGTCGTGCGAGTGAATGAACACTGGCAGCGACTGCTCGGCTTTCAGTGCCTTGACCAGTTCGCCTGTGGCATATGGGGTCAGCAGGCCGGCCATGTCCTTGATTGCCACCGAATCGCAACCCATGGCTTCCATTTGCTTGGCCTGGTTCACGAATGCCTCGATGGTGTGCACCGGGCTGGTGGTGTAGGCGATGGTGCCCTGGGCGTGTTTGCCGGCGGCTTTCACCGCTTCGATGGCCACGCGCAGGTTACGCACGTCGTTCATGGCGTCGAAGATACGGAACACGTCGATGCCGTTGACCGCCGCCTTGGCGACGAAGGCCTTGACCACGTCGTCGCTGTAATGACGGTAGCCCAGCAGGTTCTGGCCACGCAGCAGCATTTGCAAACGGGTGTTAGGCAACGCCGCGCGCAATTGGCGCAGACGCTCCCACGGGTCTTCTTTGAGGAAGCGTACGCAGGCGTCGAACGTCGCGCCGCCCCAGCACTCCAGCGACCAGTAGCCGACTTTGTCGAGCTTGTCGCAGATCGGCAGCATGTCTTCGGTGCGCATGCGGGTGGCGAGCAGCGATTGGTGGGCGTCGCGCAGGATTGTGTCGGTAACGTGGATTTGCTTGCTCATTGTTCTATTCCTCACAGGCCTGCGTGGGCGGCGATGGCGGCGGCGATGGCCAGGGCCAGCTCTTCGGGTTTGCGCTTGATCGAGTAATTGGTCAGTTCAGGGTGGCTTTCAACGAAGCTGGTATTGAACTGGCCGCTACGGAATTCCGGGTTACGCAGGATTTCCTGGTAGTACGCGGCGGTGGTCTTGACCCCTTGCAGACGCATGTCGTCGAGGGCGCGCAAGCCACGGTCCATCGCCTCTTCCCAGGTCAGCGCCCACACCACCAGTTTCAGACACATGGAGTCGTAGAACGGCGGAATGGTGTAGCCGGTGTAGATCGCCGTATCGGTACGCACGCCAGGACCGCCGGGTGCGTAGTAACGGGTGATCTTGCCGAAGCTCGGCAGGAAGTTGTTTTTCGGGTCTTCGGCGTTGATCCGGAATTGCAGCGCGAAACCGCGGTGCTGGATGTCTTCCTGTTTCACCGAAAGCGGCAGGCCGGACGCGATGCGGATCTGCTCACGCACGATGTCGATGCCGGTGATTTCTTCGGTGATGGTGTGTTCCACCTGCACCCGGGTGTTCATCTCCATGAAGTACACCTCGCCCTCGGCGAGCAGGAACTCCACGGTGCCGGCGTTCTCGTAACCCACTGCCTTGGCTGCGCGCACCGACAGGTCGCCGATGTAGGCGCGCTGTTCCGGGGTCAGTTGCGGGCTCGGAGCGATTTCGATGAGCTTCTGGTTGCGGCGCTGGATCGAGCAGTCACGCTCGAACAGGTGCACCACATTGCCAAAGCTGTCGCCGAGGATCTGCGCTTCGATGTGTTTCGGGTTGACGATGCATTTTTCCAGGAACACTTCCGCCGAACCAAAGGCCTTGGTGGCTTCGGAAATGACCCGAGGGAATGCTTGTTCAAGTTCTTCTCGGCTGTCGCAGCGACGGATACCACGGCCACCACCACCAGAAGTCGCCTTGAGCATCACCGGATATCCGATGCGGTCGCCTTCGACCAAGGCTTCGGCGATGTCCGCGACGTTGCCCTCGGTACCCGGGGTGACGGGCACGCCAGCCTTGATCATGCTGCGACGGGCTTCAGTCTTGTCGCCCATGCGGCGAATCACTTCAGCCGATGGACCGATGAACTTGATGCCGCGTTCTGCGCAGATATCTGCCAGCTCAGCGTTTTCCGAGAGGAAACCGTAGCCGGGATGCAACGCATCACAACCGGTTTCTACCGCCAGATTCA contains:
- a CDS encoding acetyl-CoA carboxylase biotin carboxylase subunit — encoded protein: MITKILIANRGEIAVRIVRACAEMGIRSVAIYSDADRHALHVKRADEAHSIGAEPLAGYLNARKLVNLAVETGCDALHPGYGFLSENAELADICAERGIKFIGPSAEVIRRMGDKTEARRSMIKAGVPVTPGTEGNVADIAEALVEGDRIGYPVMLKATSGGGGRGIRRCDSREELEQAFPRVISEATKAFGSAEVFLEKCIVNPKHIEAQILGDSFGNVVHLFERDCSIQRRNQKLIEIAPSPQLTPEQRAYIGDLSVRAAKAVGYENAGTVEFLLAEGEVYFMEMNTRVQVEHTITEEITGIDIVREQIRIASGLPLSVKQEDIQHRGFALQFRINAEDPKNNFLPSFGKITRYYAPGGPGVRTDTAIYTGYTIPPFYDSMCLKLVVWALTWEEAMDRGLRALDDMRLQGVKTTAAYYQEILRNPEFRSGQFNTSFVESHPELTNYSIKRKPEELALAIAAAIAAHAGL
- the oadA gene encoding sodium-extruding oxaloacetate decarboxylase subunit alpha yields the protein MSKQIHVTDTILRDAHQSLLATRMRTEDMLPICDKLDKVGYWSLECWGGATFDACVRFLKEDPWERLRQLRAALPNTRLQMLLRGQNLLGYRHYSDDVVKAFVAKAAVNGIDVFRIFDAMNDVRNLRVAIEAVKAAGKHAQGTIAYTTSPVHTIEAFVNQAKQMEAMGCDSVAIKDMAGLLTPYATGELVKALKAEQSLPVFIHSHDTAGLAAMCQMKAIENGADHIDTAISSFAWGTSHPGTESMVAALKGSEFDTGLNLELLQEIGLYFYAVRKKYHQFESEFTAVDTRVQVNQVPGGMISNLANQLKEQGALNRMSEVLAEIPRVREDLGFPPLVTPTSQIVGTQAFFNVLAGERYKTITNEVKLYLQGGYGKAPGTVNEKLRRQAIGSEEVIDVRPADLLKPEMTKLRAEIGAVAKSEEDVLTYAMFPDIGRKFLEERAAGTLTPEVLLPIPEAGGVASAGGEGVPTEFVIDVHGETYRVDITGVGVKAEGKRHFYLSIDGMPEEVVFEPLNEFVSGGSSKRKQATAPGHVSTTMPGNIVDVLVKEGDVVKAGQAVLITEAMKMETEVQAAIAGKVTAIHVAKGDRVNPGEILIEIEG